In Arthrobacter sp. MN05-02, the genomic stretch CGCACGGGGCGGTGATGGGCAACCTCTTCGCCTCGCCATCGGCCCACCAGGTGCGCACCGTCGCCCGGACGGCTGACCAGGGGCGCGGGGTCCTCCTGTCCTATGGGAACTACGCAGGTGACGTCCTGCACTTCGACGAGGCGCAGGCCGAACTGCGCGAGGCGGGGATGGACGTCCGCACGGTGACCGTGACCGACGACATCATCAGCGCGCCCCGGGGTGAGGAACACAAGCGCCGCGGGATCGCCGGCGACCTCGCGGTGTTCAAGGTCGCCGGTGCAGCATGCGAGCAGGGTTACGACCTCGACGGCGTCGAGCGCGTCGCCCGCCGCGCCAACGACAGGACGCGCTCCCTCGGCGTCGCCTTCGGTGGCTGCACCTTCCCCGGCGCCGATGCACCCCTCTTCGAAGTCCCTGCAGGACGCATGGCGGTCGGCCTGGGCATCCACGGGGAGCCCGGGATCGACGAGGTCGACATTCCCACGGCAGCGGGCCTCGCCGAGCTGTTCGTCAGCAGCCTCCTCGAGGAGGTGCCGGACGGCGTCGACCTGGCGGGTGCGCGGGTCGTGCCCCTGCTGAACGGCCTCGGCAGTGTCAAGTACGAGGAACTCTTCGTGGTCTACCGCACCGTGCACGAACTGCTCGGTGACCGCGGTATCAGCATCGTCGATCCGGAGGTGGGCGAGCTGTGCACCAGTTTCGACATGGCCGGCTGCTCCCTCACCCTGCTGTGGCTCGACGAGGAGCTCGAACGTCTCTGGACGGCGCCGGCGGACACCCCCGGCTTCCGCCGCGGACAGGTGGCCGAACAGCAGCGCTTCGACGCGGTGGTGAAGGACGACGCCGAGGAGGTCGTCGGAAGCTCCTCGGCCGAGTCCCGCGCCTGCGCCGCGACCGTCGTCACGGCCCTCGAGGCGCTCGCTCGGACGGTGGACGAGCACGCCGACGAGCTCGGCCGCCTCGACCAGGTGGCGGGCGACGGCGACCACGGGATCGGCATGCAGCGCGGAGCCCACGCCGGCCGGGACGCGGCTCGCGCCGCCGTCGAGCAGGGTGCCGGTGCCGAGACGGCCCTGCGGCACGCGGCCGGCGCCTGGAGCGACCGCGCCGGTGGCACCTCGGGTGCGATCTGGGCGACGATGCTCAAGGCGCTCGGAGCCGT encodes the following:
- a CDS encoding erythrulose kinase gives rise to the protein MTRLFNEPENFVDEMMDGFAAASSRWVQQIPGGVVRVGRPAEPTVSLVIGGGSGHYPAFGGLVGPGLAHGAVMGNLFASPSAHQVRTVARTADQGRGVLLSYGNYAGDVLHFDEAQAELREAGMDVRTVTVTDDIISAPRGEEHKRRGIAGDLAVFKVAGAACEQGYDLDGVERVARRANDRTRSLGVAFGGCTFPGADAPLFEVPAGRMAVGLGIHGEPGIDEVDIPTAAGLAELFVSSLLEEVPDGVDLAGARVVPLLNGLGSVKYEELFVVYRTVHELLGDRGISIVDPEVGELCTSFDMAGCSLTLLWLDEELERLWTAPADTPGFRRGQVAEQQRFDAVVKDDAEEVVGSSSAESRACAATVVTALEALARTVDEHADELGRLDQVAGDGDHGIGMQRGAHAGRDAARAAVEQGAGAETALRHAAGAWSDRAGGTSGAIWATMLKALGAVVGDDARPTPKDLARGISAARDAVMAFGKAKVGDKTMVDAVVPFSDELSARVGDGSGLAEAWAGAAAAATAAAEATASMRATLGRARSHGEKSVGTPDPGAVSFALICTTISDVISNAPGARPQDH